A single genomic interval of Shewanella halotolerans harbors:
- a CDS encoding FAD-dependent oxidoreductase: MFSTQTYDVAIIGGGMVGLATAIGLGQEGLRVVVIDAGETQAVSGEARLRVSAINKASQRLLTHLGAWAYIDESRVGPYQKMAVWDKDSLGKIGFDAHSISEQTLGSIIENDNISHALATRAGELSEITHLENHRLEKIAFGEREAWLTLDNGDNLSAALVIGADGANSWVREQCKIPMTFWDYGHHAIVASIRTELPHNATARQVFLSDGPLAFLPLFEPNLCSIVWSVPPAKAQSLLEGDKVQFERSLTAAFDGKLGMCTLDSEPQAFPLRMRYARHFARHRLVLAGDAAHTIHPLAGQGVNLGFLDAAAIIETLSELKAKGKDLGDYANLRPLERWRKADALEMIAAMEGFKRLFEGSNPVKKALRDLGLNLVDNLSPVKTLFMQQAMGNKTRLPELCK, from the coding sequence ATGTTCAGTACACAAACCTATGACGTTGCTATCATCGGCGGAGGCATGGTCGGGCTGGCAACCGCCATCGGCTTGGGGCAGGAAGGGCTGAGAGTCGTGGTGATCGATGCCGGCGAAACCCAGGCGGTATCCGGTGAGGCCAGATTAAGAGTCAGCGCCATCAACAAGGCCAGTCAGCGATTACTTACCCATTTGGGTGCCTGGGCCTATATCGACGAGTCTCGCGTCGGCCCCTATCAGAAGATGGCGGTGTGGGATAAGGATAGCTTGGGCAAGATAGGTTTCGATGCCCATTCGATCAGCGAGCAGACCTTGGGCAGCATCATAGAAAATGACAACATCAGCCATGCCTTGGCGACCCGTGCCGGTGAGCTAAGTGAGATTACTCACCTGGAAAATCACCGCCTGGAGAAGATAGCCTTTGGTGAGCGTGAGGCCTGGCTGACCCTGGATAACGGCGACAACCTGTCGGCGGCGCTGGTGATTGGCGCCGATGGTGCCAACTCCTGGGTGCGCGAGCAGTGCAAGATCCCTATGACCTTCTGGGACTATGGCCATCATGCCATCGTTGCCTCGATCCGCACCGAGCTGCCCCACAATGCCACCGCCAGACAGGTGTTCTTAAGTGATGGCCCACTGGCGTTTCTGCCGCTGTTTGAGCCAAATCTCTGCTCTATCGTCTGGTCGGTACCACCGGCTAAGGCGCAGTCGCTGCTGGAGGGCGACAAGGTGCAGTTCGAACGCAGCCTGACCGCCGCCTTCGACGGTAAGCTGGGCATGTGCACGCTCGATAGTGAGCCGCAGGCCTTCCCGCTGCGGATGCGTTATGCCCGTCACTTTGCCCGCCACCGACTGGTGCTTGCGGGGGATGCAGCCCACACCATTCATCCGCTGGCAGGTCAGGGGGTGAACCTGGGCTTCTTAGACGCCGCTGCGATTATCGAGACCCTGAGTGAACTCAAGGCCAAGGGCAAGGATCTCGGCGATTATGCCAATCTACGTCCGTTAGAGCGTTGGCGTAAGGCGGACGCGCTGGAGATGATCGCGGCGATGGAGGGCTTCAAGCGGCTGTTCGAAGGTAGCAATCCGGTGAAAAAAGCCCTGCGGGATCTGGGTCTCAACCTGGTGGATAACCTTTCTCCTGTGAAAACACTGTTTATGCAACAGGCTATGGGTAACAAAACCCGCTTGCCTGAGTTGTGTAAATAA
- a CDS encoding copper resistance protein NlpE, with translation MKISARLLPLVLLTLGACAQQTSQAPEPQTKVPTSQASEPQAAQTMPLGDTSRNALDWPGLYKGTLPCADCQGINISLKLNGDNSYQLTQQYLGKQNLGEQKQATDVVLEGQFNWNEMGSKITLDSKARGMKLQVGENILFMLDDKGERIKGALAQQYQLLKAN, from the coding sequence ATGAAGATTAGCGCGCGACTCCTCCCCCTTGTTCTGCTTACCCTCGGCGCCTGCGCCCAACAAACCAGTCAGGCACCCGAACCTCAGACAAAAGTGCCGACCTCACAGGCGTCAGAACCTCAAGCCGCTCAGACTATGCCCCTTGGCGATACCAGCCGTAACGCGCTGGATTGGCCTGGGCTATATAAGGGCACCCTGCCCTGCGCCGACTGTCAGGGAATCAACATAAGCCTCAAGCTTAATGGTGACAACAGCTATCAACTCACTCAGCAGTATCTTGGCAAGCAAAACCTTGGTGAGCAAAAGCAGGCAACCGATGTCGTCCTCGAGGGGCAGTTTAACTGGAATGAGATGGGCAGCAAGATCACCCTAGATAGCAAGGCCAGAGGCATGAAGCTTCAGGTGGGCGAGAATATTCTCTTTATGCTGGACGATAAGGGGGAGCGAATTAAGGGGGCGCTGGCCCAGCAATATCAACTGTTGAAAGCCAATTGA
- the ung gene encoding uracil-DNA glycosylase produces MTEISQWQDFIDQEAKQAYFGRLQAFVQGERDAGKAIYPQEGQVFSAFELTPLDKVRVVLIGQDPYHGEGQAHGLCFSVQPGVKVPPSLVNMYKELANDIDGFEIPDHGYLAKWADQGVLMLNTVLTVEQGKAHSHAKAGWETFTDNALRLLNGQERPIIFVLWGGHAIKKSKLIEADQHHLVSGPHPSPLSAYRGFFGCKHFSKINELLMASGETPIDWQV; encoded by the coding sequence ATGACAGAGATCAGCCAATGGCAAGATTTTATCGACCAGGAGGCCAAGCAAGCCTACTTTGGCCGGTTGCAGGCTTTCGTGCAAGGTGAGCGCGATGCCGGTAAGGCGATCTATCCGCAAGAGGGGCAGGTGTTTAGCGCCTTCGAGCTAACGCCGCTGGATAAGGTGAGGGTGGTGTTGATTGGTCAAGACCCTTATCACGGCGAAGGCCAGGCGCACGGTCTCTGCTTCTCGGTACAGCCCGGGGTGAAGGTGCCGCCATCTTTGGTGAACATGTATAAGGAGCTGGCCAACGATATCGACGGCTTTGAGATCCCTGACCATGGTTATCTGGCCAAGTGGGCAGATCAGGGCGTCTTGATGCTCAATACTGTACTCACGGTGGAACAGGGCAAGGCGCACTCTCATGCCAAGGCGGGGTGGGAGACCTTTACCGACAACGCCTTAAGGCTGCTTAATGGGCAGGAGCGCCCGATTATTTTCGTGCTGTGGGGCGGTCACGCCATAAAGAAGAGCAAGCTTATCGAGGCGGACCAGCATCATCTGGTGAGCGGGCCTCACCCTTCACCACTCTCTGCCTACCGTGGTTTCTTTGGTTGTAAACACTTCTCAAAAATCAATGAGTTGTTAATGGCATCTGGCGAGACACCTATCGACTGGCAGGTATAA
- the ubiH gene encoding 2-octaprenyl-6-methoxyphenyl hydroxylase, giving the protein MTTSSDPKQFDIAIVGGAMAGATLALGLANLAQKRQQVLRIALIEANRPGGGHPGFDARSIAIAQGSIFELTRLGIWPKLAHLGTAIENIHVSDRGHFGMTTLNAKDFHLPYLGQVVELERVGAKLFSLLEQQDVSLFCPAKVASIVADVDAQQLMLDDGTALSAKLVVAADGLNSKVRQDFKLPLEQVDFEQVAVVANVLTDKPHQEWAYERFTDSGPLAILPMANVDGQSRVSLVWALAPEHAELMLGAEKPAFLDALQDAFGHRAGRFIDVGERYAYPLKLSYMARPIYQRTVFIGNAAQTLHPIAGQGFNLGLRDLVCLLEVVDEALERGEDIGGAKLTHEYLSRRQQDRDTTITNVEFLVRGFSNQHWPLVAGRNLGLRLLSWCPPLKTPIARKAMGWKSPQSASQLG; this is encoded by the coding sequence ATGACCACTTCGTCTGACCCTAAGCAGTTTGATATCGCCATCGTTGGCGGCGCCATGGCCGGTGCCACCCTGGCCTTGGGCCTGGCCAACCTGGCACAGAAACGCCAGCAAGTGCTGCGCATCGCCCTTATCGAGGCCAACCGTCCCGGCGGCGGCCATCCGGGATTCGACGCCCGCTCCATCGCCATCGCCCAGGGCTCCATCTTCGAGCTGACCCGTCTCGGCATCTGGCCTAAGCTGGCCCATCTGGGCACGGCCATCGAGAATATCCATGTCTCGGATCGCGGCCATTTCGGCATGACCACACTCAACGCCAAAGATTTTCATCTGCCCTATCTGGGCCAGGTGGTGGAGCTTGAGCGTGTCGGCGCCAAGCTATTTAGCCTGCTGGAGCAACAGGATGTCAGCCTGTTTTGTCCCGCCAAGGTGGCCAGTATTGTCGCCGACGTCGATGCCCAGCAATTGATGCTAGACGATGGCACTGCCCTCAGCGCCAAGCTGGTGGTGGCCGCCGACGGTCTAAATTCTAAGGTCAGACAGGACTTTAAGCTGCCGCTGGAGCAGGTGGATTTCGAGCAGGTGGCCGTGGTGGCCAACGTGCTCACCGACAAGCCCCATCAAGAGTGGGCCTATGAGCGCTTTACCGACAGCGGCCCGCTGGCGATTCTGCCCATGGCCAATGTGGATGGGCAGTCTAGAGTCTCCCTGGTATGGGCGCTGGCGCCAGAGCATGCCGAGCTGATGCTGGGCGCCGAGAAACCTGCGTTTTTAGATGCGCTGCAAGATGCCTTTGGCCACCGCGCCGGGCGTTTTATCGATGTGGGTGAGCGTTACGCCTATCCGCTTAAGCTCTCTTACATGGCGCGCCCCATCTATCAGCGCACCGTATTTATTGGTAACGCGGCGCAGACACTGCACCCCATCGCAGGCCAGGGCTTTAACTTGGGGCTTAGGGATCTCGTCTGTCTGCTCGAGGTGGTCGACGAGGCGCTAGAGCGGGGCGAGGATATCGGCGGCGCCAAGCTGACCCACGAATACCTTAGCCGTCGCCAGCAAGACCGTGACACCACCATCACCAATGTCGAATTCTTAGTGCGCGGCTTCTCCAATCAGCACTGGCCCCTGGTGGCTGGTCGTAACCTGGGGCTGCGTCTGCTCTCCTGGTGTCCGCCGCTCAAGACGCCCATTGCCCGCAAAGCCATGGGGTGGAAATCGCCTCAATCAGCCAGCCAACTTGGATAA
- the gcvT gene encoding glycine cleavage system aminomethyltransferase GcvT — MANKTVLFNKHLEANAKMVDFHGWDMPLNYGSQIEEHHVVRQDAGMFDVSHMTVVDVTGAEACDFLRKLLANDVAKLKVPGKALYGGMLDHNAGVIDDLITYYLSDTHYRIVVNSATREKDLAWITEQVKGYDVTVTERPELAMIAVQGPNAKAKAAAVFTDEQNAAVEGMKPFFGVQSGSLFIATTGYTGEAGYEIIVPEAEAEALWQALLDNGVKPCGLGARDTLRLEAGMNLYGQDMDESVNPLAANMGWTIAWEPEDRDFIGREALAAIKAAGTDKLVGLVMEAKGVLRTGMPVFFTDADGVEQQGAITSGTFSPTLGYSIAMARVPNSVGDVAEVEMRKKRVPVKVIAPSFVRNGKQAF; from the coding sequence ATGGCTAATAAAACTGTACTCTTTAACAAGCACCTAGAAGCTAACGCCAAAATGGTCGATTTTCACGGTTGGGACATGCCGCTAAACTACGGCTCTCAAATCGAAGAACACCATGTTGTGCGTCAAGACGCAGGTATGTTTGACGTGTCTCACATGACAGTAGTTGATGTTACGGGTGCTGAGGCCTGTGATTTTCTTCGTAAGCTACTGGCCAACGACGTCGCCAAACTCAAGGTGCCGGGTAAGGCACTCTACGGTGGCATGTTAGACCACAATGCAGGCGTTATCGACGACCTGATCACCTATTATCTCAGCGACACCCATTACCGTATCGTAGTGAACTCGGCTACTCGCGAGAAAGATCTCGCCTGGATCACCGAGCAAGTTAAAGGCTATGACGTGACTGTCACTGAGCGTCCTGAGCTGGCGATGATCGCCGTTCAAGGTCCTAACGCTAAGGCGAAAGCGGCGGCGGTATTTACCGACGAGCAAAACGCAGCGGTTGAAGGCATGAAGCCTTTCTTCGGTGTGCAGTCTGGCTCTCTCTTCATCGCAACCACAGGTTACACAGGCGAAGCCGGTTACGAGATCATCGTACCCGAGGCAGAAGCCGAAGCCCTGTGGCAAGCCCTGCTAGATAATGGCGTTAAGCCATGTGGTCTGGGCGCCCGCGACACCCTACGTTTAGAAGCAGGCATGAACCTGTACGGCCAAGATATGGACGAGAGCGTTAACCCGCTAGCGGCCAACATGGGCTGGACCATCGCCTGGGAACCAGAAGACCGTGACTTCATCGGCCGTGAAGCGTTAGCCGCCATCAAAGCCGCCGGCACAGATAAGCTAGTTGGCCTGGTGATGGAAGCCAAGGGCGTACTGCGCACCGGCATGCCAGTCTTCTTCACCGACGCAGACGGCGTAGAGCAGCAGGGCGCTATCACCAGCGGCACCTTCTCTCCGACCTTAGGCTACTCAATCGCCATGGCCCGCGTGCCAAATTCTGTTGGCGATGTCGCAGAAGTAGAGATGCGTAAGAAGCGCGTCCCTGTTAAAGTGATCGCACCTAGCTTCGTGCGCAACGGTAAGCAGGCTTTCTAA
- a CDS encoding type II secretion system protein: protein MSLAHKRGFTLIELVVVIIVLGILAVTALPKFINLSQDAQVASVKATGGAFKSGIDMARAVWAVRVGSGPAENLKTFGDDEAGEMDFNANGWPAQHYFTDNEASPQLDNVEDCISVWETVFQGDEPSVSRSDAQTSTDYKANYISVNQCRYNLSDNQNLSIYYDSRDGRVLVDSDPAS, encoded by the coding sequence ATGTCCTTGGCGCATAAACGCGGTTTTACCCTTATCGAACTCGTGGTCGTTATCATAGTGCTGGGGATCCTGGCGGTGACCGCCCTGCCAAAATTTATCAATCTCTCCCAGGACGCTCAAGTCGCCAGCGTTAAGGCGACCGGCGGCGCTTTCAAGTCCGGCATCGATATGGCCCGCGCCGTCTGGGCCGTCCGAGTCGGCTCAGGCCCGGCGGAAAACCTCAAGACCTTCGGCGACGACGAAGCCGGCGAGATGGATTTTAACGCCAATGGCTGGCCAGCGCAGCACTACTTTACCGATAACGAGGCCTCGCCGCAGCTGGACAACGTAGAAGATTGCATCTCGGTGTGGGAGACGGTGTTTCAGGGCGACGAGCCCAGCGTCTCGCGCAGCGATGCCCAGACGAGCACAGATTATAAGGCCAACTATATCAGCGTGAACCAGTGTCGCTACAACCTAAGCGACAACCAAAACCTCAGCATCTACTATGACTCACGAGATGGCCGGGTACTGGTCGACAGCGATCCCGCCAGTTAA
- a CDS encoding 5-formyltetrahydrofolate cyclo-ligase, giving the protein MKPAFAPSATNQENRQAIRNQIRSARRALPEQTQKQFAQEAASRLMAVINQRQAKHVALYLTSDGELDTQPLIETLWQAGVNVYLPRLHPFSRGNLLFFKYHPTSHLIQNRLKIWEPKLNITEMILPQHLDVIITPLVAFDKQGNRMGMGGGYYDRCLSDWQLRGKPYPIGYAHDCQRVESLPTEHWDVPLPMIVTPSATHTN; this is encoded by the coding sequence TTGAAACCAGCCTTCGCGCCGAGCGCTACCAATCAGGAAAATCGTCAGGCGATTAGAAATCAGATCCGCAGCGCGAGACGGGCGCTCCCCGAGCAGACCCAGAAGCAATTTGCCCAGGAGGCGGCCAGCAGGCTGATGGCGGTGATTAATCAGCGTCAGGCCAAGCATGTGGCGCTTTATCTAACCAGTGATGGCGAGCTGGATACCCAGCCGCTGATTGAAACCCTGTGGCAGGCAGGGGTGAATGTCTATTTGCCTCGTCTGCACCCCTTCTCACGGGGCAACCTGCTGTTTTTTAAATACCATCCCACCAGCCACCTGATCCAGAATCGACTCAAGATCTGGGAACCCAAGCTCAATATCACAGAGATGATCTTACCCCAGCATCTGGATGTGATCATCACCCCCCTGGTGGCCTTCGATAAGCAGGGAAATCGTATGGGAATGGGCGGCGGCTATTACGACCGTTGCCTGAGCGACTGGCAGCTAAGGGGGAAACCCTACCCCATTGGCTATGCCCATGATTGCCAGCGAGTCGAATCACTGCCCACCGAGCATTGGGATGTGCCCCTACCCATGATAGTGACCCCATCGGCCACCCACACAAATTAA
- a CDS encoding UPF0149 family protein — translation MATPPSLRIEILFAELNAADIAQHPVEVHGSLVGLICGGVGQAKSEWIKPLLELINDGQLPPPSLVQLLEELYQDTLARITDADFGFTPMAPEEEETLSKRVEALSLWVQSFLTGIAMAQPKLNRASSDVKEVIKDLAEIAQVEFDVAEDEESEAAYIELMEFARMAALLCYAEFGPEPSEIKDQDPMIH, via the coding sequence ATGGCAACCCCTCCCTCTTTACGCATCGAAATTCTGTTCGCCGAGCTCAATGCCGCCGATATCGCCCAACATCCCGTTGAAGTCCATGGTTCCCTGGTGGGCCTTATCTGCGGTGGCGTGGGTCAGGCCAAGAGCGAGTGGATCAAGCCACTGCTCGAGCTGATCAATGATGGTCAGTTGCCGCCGCCTTCTCTGGTGCAGCTGCTGGAAGAGCTCTACCAAGACACCCTGGCGCGCATCACTGACGCCGATTTCGGCTTCACACCTATGGCGCCGGAAGAGGAGGAGACCCTGAGCAAGCGCGTCGAGGCGCTATCTCTCTGGGTGCAGAGCTTCCTGACGGGCATCGCCATGGCGCAGCCAAAGCTCAATCGCGCCTCGAGCGACGTAAAAGAGGTGATCAAAGATCTCGCCGAGATCGCTCAGGTGGAGTTCGATGTGGCCGAAGATGAAGAGTCCGAGGCGGCCTACATAGAGCTGATGGAGTTTGCTCGCATGGCGGCGCTACTCTGTTACGCCGAATTCGGCCCCGAGCCGAGTGAGATCAAAGATCAAGACCCCATGATTCATTAA
- a CDS encoding cell division protein ZapA, with amino-acid sequence MSSHAIEISLLGRTYSIACPIGQEDALRHVANKLEKQLSSLRARTNNLSREEIAIMAALNIGYELLEEQKKNQDYIKQMDDKIGLLQSTLESALVERATKDD; translated from the coding sequence ATGAGTAGCCATGCTATCGAAATTAGCTTATTGGGCCGCACCTACTCCATCGCTTGTCCGATAGGACAGGAAGATGCCTTGCGCCATGTGGCCAACAAGCTGGAAAAGCAGCTGAGTTCCCTGCGTGCTCGAACCAACAATCTTAGCCGGGAAGAAATTGCCATCATGGCGGCACTAAATATTGGCTATGAATTGTTGGAAGAACAGAAGAAGAATCAAGATTATATTAAGCAGATGGATGACAAGATCGGTCTGCTGCAATCGACCTTAGAGAGTGCGCTGGTTGAGCGTGCCACAAAAGACGATTAA
- the gcvH gene encoding glycine cleavage system protein GcvH: protein MSNIPTELKYASSHEWIRREEDGSYTVGISEHAQELLGDMVFVELPEVGDSVSAGDDCAVAESVKAASDIYAPVSGEVVAVNEALEDSPELVNSDAYGDGWFFRIMPSDLSELDNLLDAEGYQAVIDEE, encoded by the coding sequence ATGAGCAATATTCCGACTGAATTGAAATACGCTTCTTCACACGAATGGATCCGCAGAGAAGAAGACGGTTCATACACTGTTGGTATCAGTGAGCACGCCCAAGAATTGCTAGGCGACATGGTATTCGTTGAGCTGCCAGAAGTTGGCGACAGCGTTAGCGCCGGTGATGACTGCGCGGTAGCCGAGTCGGTAAAAGCCGCTTCAGACATCTACGCACCCGTTTCAGGTGAAGTGGTAGCGGTTAACGAAGCGCTAGAAGATTCTCCAGAGCTGGTTAACAGCGACGCGTACGGTGATGGCTGGTTCTTCCGCATCATGCCAAGCGACCTGAGCGAACTAGACAATTTGCTTGATGCCGAAGGCTATCAAGCGGTTATCGACGAAGAGTAA
- a CDS encoding substrate-binding periplasmic protein, which yields MSLVVVLALWQMLLCAQAMASDGDRHSELHQLPAMAKTPLISVSNDYPPFYSPQMPEWGVAYHLVEAVFQHAGYPLSHEFYPFIRAKTLIKRELADLIIGVWYRPEREQWIDFSDPLLSVSIRLYKRSDSKIVFRDIEDLKPYLIGIGRGYANPEAFQNAALKTEAASSDAVNLRKLLAGRVDLVLICEDVARYLIERPGSEYNGKLEPVGDPLSVELFHIGVAKHLPNARQILADFNQSLAELHRSGELTKILASHGFEHNAYWQQKSQSSQ from the coding sequence ATGAGCCTAGTCGTGGTGCTAGCCTTGTGGCAGATGTTGCTCTGCGCCCAGGCCATGGCCAGCGACGGAGATCGACATAGCGAGCTGCATCAACTGCCGGCGATGGCGAAAACGCCATTGATTAGCGTATCCAACGATTATCCGCCCTTCTACTCGCCGCAGATGCCAGAGTGGGGCGTGGCGTATCATCTGGTGGAGGCGGTATTTCAACATGCGGGATATCCTCTGTCCCACGAGTTTTACCCCTTTATTCGCGCCAAAACGCTTATTAAGCGGGAGCTGGCGGATCTTATCATAGGCGTCTGGTACAGGCCCGAACGCGAGCAGTGGATCGACTTTTCCGACCCCTTATTATCTGTCTCAATCCGCTTGTATAAGCGCAGCGACAGCAAGATTGTCTTTCGCGATATCGAGGATCTCAAACCTTACCTCATAGGCATCGGCCGGGGCTATGCCAATCCAGAGGCATTTCAAAATGCAGCATTAAAAACTGAAGCCGCCAGTTCAGATGCGGTGAACCTAAGGAAACTGCTGGCCGGGCGGGTGGATCTGGTGCTGATCTGTGAGGATGTCGCCCGCTACCTCATCGAACGTCCCGGCAGCGAATATAACGGTAAGCTTGAGCCGGTGGGAGACCCTTTGAGCGTGGAGCTGTTTCATATCGGGGTGGCCAAGCATCTTCCTAATGCCCGGCAGATTTTAGCCGACTTTAACCAGAGCCTGGCTGAGCTGCATCGCAGCGGCGAGCTGACCAAGATTCTGGCCAGCCATGGTTTCGAGCACAACGCCTATTGGCAGCAAAAGTCGCAGAGCAGCCAATAG